From Bombyx mori chromosome 26, ASM3026992v2, one genomic window encodes:
- the LOC101747093 gene encoding G protein-coupled receptor kinase 2 isoform X2: MELENIVANTVYLKAREGGSDSNKGKSKKWRKILQFPHISQCIDIKTKIDVGYDYVVDQQPIGKLLFRQFCERNRPDYHKYNSFLDAVERYEVEVDETRLALAVDIFGKYLKTEDCDAVTDVVGRQTIDDASALLEGGSKDIFSECIKYVKCFLAGTPFGEFERSMYFHRYLQWKWLEAQPVTQNTFRMYRVLGKGGFGEVCACQVRATGKMYACKKLEKKRIKKRKGEAMVLIEKQILQRINSRFVVNLAYAYETKDALCLVLTIMNGGDLKFHIYNMCGAETGLGLERARFYAAQVACGLEHLHKMGIVYRDCKPENILLDDAGHVRISDLGLAVDVPEGGSVRGRVGTVGYMAPEVIDNERYTFSPDWFSFGCLVYEMIEGRAPFRARKEKVKREDVDRRVKHEPEKYSSKFSECSRALCSSLLSKAAGARLGCGAGRRGAALVKAHRFFAHLNWARLEAGMVPAPFVPDPHAVYAKDVLDIEQFSTVKGVNLDAADDTFYGKFNTGSVSIPWQAEMIETGCFKELNVFASTEEGREAPTVDLQLVPSTAAAEEEKGCFVFARRVLCPQKKVPARLRPVSVPEHLLPPPAASS, encoded by the exons ATGTAGGTTACGATTACGTGGTAGATCAGCAGCCGATCGGGAAGCTACTCTTCAGGCAGTTCTGCGAGAGGAACAGGCCCGATTATCACAAGTACAACAGCTTTCTTGATGCT GTCGAAAGATACGAAGTGGAAGTGGACGAGACGAGGTTGGCACTGGCGGTCGACATATTCGGAAAATATCTGAAGACTGAAGACTGCGACGCCGTAACGGATGTAGTCGGCAGGCAGACGATTGACGATGCCAGCGCGCTGCTCGAAG GCGGTTCCAAGGACATATTCTCGGAATGCATCAAATACGTCAAGTGTTTCCTGGCGGGCACTCCGTTCGGAGAGTTCGAACGCTCGATGTACTTCCACCGGTACCTCCAGTGGAAGTGGCTGGAGGCTCAGCCGGTCACGCAGAACACCTTCAGGATGTACCGAGTCCTCGGGAAGGGCGGCTTCGGCGAGGTTTGCGCTTGTCAG GTTCGGGCGACCGGCAAAATGTACGCTTGTAAGAAATTAGAAAAGAAAAGGATCAAGAAGCGCAAAGGTGAAGCGATGGTGCTGATCGAGAAGCAGATCCTGCAGAGGATCAATTCTCGCTTCGTCGTCAACTTGGCCTACGCGTACGAAACGAAAGACGCACTGTGTCTAGTCCTCACTATCATGAACG GTGGCGATCTAAAGTTTCACATTTACAACATGTGCGGCGCGGAGACGGGCCTGGGACTGGAGCGCGCGAGGTTCTACGCGGCGCAGGTGGCGTGTGGCCTCGAGCATCTACACAAGATGGGCATAGTTTACAG AGACTGCAAGCCGGAGAATATATTATTGGACGACGCGGGTCACGTGCGCATCTCTGACCTCGGGCTGGCGGTGGACGTGCCGGAGGGGGGCTCTGTGCGGGGGAGGGTGGGGACCGTCGGGTACATGGCGCccgaa GTGATCGACAACGAGCGGTACACGTTCAGTCCGGACTGGTTCTCGTTCGGTTGCCTGGTGTATGAGATGATCGAGGGTAGAGCGCCGTTTCGGGCCAGAAAAGAAAAGGTCAAAAGGGAAGATGTCGACAGGAGGGTAAAG CACGAGCCGGAGAAGTACTCGAGCAAGTTCAGCGAGTGCAGCCGCGCGCTGTGCTCGTCGCTGCTGAGCAAGGCGGCGGGCGCGCGGCTGGGCTGCGGCGCGGGGCGGCGGGGGGCGGCGCTCGTCAAGGCGCACCGGTTCTTCGCGCACCTCAACTGGGCGCGCCTCGAGGCCGGCATGGTGCCTGCGCCCTTCGTGCCAGAC CCGCACGCCGTCTACGCCAAGGACGTCCTCGACATCGAGCAGTTCAGCACCGTGAAGGGCGTCAACCTGGACGCGGCCGACGACACGTTCTACGGCAAGTTCAACACGGGCAGCGTGTCCATACCCTGGCAGGCCGAGATGATCGAGACCGGCTGCTTCAAGGAGCTAAACGTTTTCGCGTCGA CGGAGGAGGGTCGGGAGGCTCCGACGGTGGATCTGCAGCTGGTGCCTtccaccgccgccgccgaggAAGAGAAGGGATGCTTCGTTTTCGCAAGACGA GTATTGTGTCCTCAAAAGAAAGTCCCGGCGCGCCTCCGTCCCGTGTCGGTCCCGGAGCACCTCCTGCCGCCGCCCGCTGCCTCTAGCTGA
- the LOC101747093 gene encoding G protein-coupled receptor kinase 2 isoform X4 — protein sequence MLQELDVGYDYVVDQQPIGKLLFRQFCERNRPDYHKYNSFLDAVERYEVEVDETRLALAVDIFGKYLKTEDCDAVTDVVGRQTIDDASALLEGGSKDIFSECIKYVKCFLAGTPFGEFERSMYFHRYLQWKWLEAQPVTQNTFRMYRVLGKGGFGEVCACQVRATGKMYACKKLEKKRIKKRKGEAMVLIEKQILQRINSRFVVNLAYAYETKDALCLVLTIMNGGDLKFHIYNMCGAETGLGLERARFYAAQVACGLEHLHKMGIVYRDCKPENILLDDAGHVRISDLGLAVDVPEGGSVRGRVGTVGYMAPEVIDNERYTFSPDWFSFGCLVYEMIEGRAPFRARKEKVKREDVDRRVKHEPEKYSSKFSECSRALCSSLLSKAAGARLGCGAGRRGAALVKAHRFFAHLNWARLEAGMVPAPFVPDPHAVYAKDVLDIEQFSTVKGVNLDAADDTFYGKFNTGSVSIPWQAEMIETGCFKELNVFASTEEGREAPTVDLQLVPSTAAAEEEKGCFVFARRVLCPQKKVPARLRPVSVPEHLLPPPAASS from the exons ATGTAGGTTACGATTACGTGGTAGATCAGCAGCCGATCGGGAAGCTACTCTTCAGGCAGTTCTGCGAGAGGAACAGGCCCGATTATCACAAGTACAACAGCTTTCTTGATGCT GTCGAAAGATACGAAGTGGAAGTGGACGAGACGAGGTTGGCACTGGCGGTCGACATATTCGGAAAATATCTGAAGACTGAAGACTGCGACGCCGTAACGGATGTAGTCGGCAGGCAGACGATTGACGATGCCAGCGCGCTGCTCGAAG GCGGTTCCAAGGACATATTCTCGGAATGCATCAAATACGTCAAGTGTTTCCTGGCGGGCACTCCGTTCGGAGAGTTCGAACGCTCGATGTACTTCCACCGGTACCTCCAGTGGAAGTGGCTGGAGGCTCAGCCGGTCACGCAGAACACCTTCAGGATGTACCGAGTCCTCGGGAAGGGCGGCTTCGGCGAGGTTTGCGCTTGTCAG GTTCGGGCGACCGGCAAAATGTACGCTTGTAAGAAATTAGAAAAGAAAAGGATCAAGAAGCGCAAAGGTGAAGCGATGGTGCTGATCGAGAAGCAGATCCTGCAGAGGATCAATTCTCGCTTCGTCGTCAACTTGGCCTACGCGTACGAAACGAAAGACGCACTGTGTCTAGTCCTCACTATCATGAACG GTGGCGATCTAAAGTTTCACATTTACAACATGTGCGGCGCGGAGACGGGCCTGGGACTGGAGCGCGCGAGGTTCTACGCGGCGCAGGTGGCGTGTGGCCTCGAGCATCTACACAAGATGGGCATAGTTTACAG AGACTGCAAGCCGGAGAATATATTATTGGACGACGCGGGTCACGTGCGCATCTCTGACCTCGGGCTGGCGGTGGACGTGCCGGAGGGGGGCTCTGTGCGGGGGAGGGTGGGGACCGTCGGGTACATGGCGCccgaa GTGATCGACAACGAGCGGTACACGTTCAGTCCGGACTGGTTCTCGTTCGGTTGCCTGGTGTATGAGATGATCGAGGGTAGAGCGCCGTTTCGGGCCAGAAAAGAAAAGGTCAAAAGGGAAGATGTCGACAGGAGGGTAAAG CACGAGCCGGAGAAGTACTCGAGCAAGTTCAGCGAGTGCAGCCGCGCGCTGTGCTCGTCGCTGCTGAGCAAGGCGGCGGGCGCGCGGCTGGGCTGCGGCGCGGGGCGGCGGGGGGCGGCGCTCGTCAAGGCGCACCGGTTCTTCGCGCACCTCAACTGGGCGCGCCTCGAGGCCGGCATGGTGCCTGCGCCCTTCGTGCCAGAC CCGCACGCCGTCTACGCCAAGGACGTCCTCGACATCGAGCAGTTCAGCACCGTGAAGGGCGTCAACCTGGACGCGGCCGACGACACGTTCTACGGCAAGTTCAACACGGGCAGCGTGTCCATACCCTGGCAGGCCGAGATGATCGAGACCGGCTGCTTCAAGGAGCTAAACGTTTTCGCGTCGA CGGAGGAGGGTCGGGAGGCTCCGACGGTGGATCTGCAGCTGGTGCCTtccaccgccgccgccgaggAAGAGAAGGGATGCTTCGTTTTCGCAAGACGA GTATTGTGTCCTCAAAAGAAAGTCCCGGCGCGCCTCCGTCCCGTGTCGGTCCCGGAGCACCTCCTGCCGCCGCCCGCTGCCTCTAGCTGA
- the LOC101747093 gene encoding G protein-coupled receptor kinase 2 isoform X3, with protein MLQELDVGYDYVVDQQPIGKLLFRQFCERNRPDYHKYNSFLDAFYAQVERYEVEVDETRLALAVDIFGKYLKTEDCDAVTDVVGRQTIDDASALLEGGSKDIFSECIKYVKCFLAGTPFGEFERSMYFHRYLQWKWLEAQPVTQNTFRMYRVLGKGGFGEVCACQVRATGKMYACKKLEKKRIKKRKGEAMVLIEKQILQRINSRFVVNLAYAYETKDALCLVLTIMNGGDLKFHIYNMCGAETGLGLERARFYAAQVACGLEHLHKMGIVYRDCKPENILLDDAGHVRISDLGLAVDVPEGGSVRGRVGTVGYMAPEVIDNERYTFSPDWFSFGCLVYEMIEGRAPFRARKEKVKREDVDRRVKHEPEKYSSKFSECSRALCSSLLSKAAGARLGCGAGRRGAALVKAHRFFAHLNWARLEAGMVPAPFVPDPHAVYAKDVLDIEQFSTVKGVNLDAADDTFYGKFNTGSVSIPWQAEMIETGCFKELNVFASTEEGREAPTVDLQLVPSTAAAEEEKGCFVFARRVLCPQKKVPARLRPVSVPEHLLPPPAASS; from the exons ATGTAGGTTACGATTACGTGGTAGATCAGCAGCCGATCGGGAAGCTACTCTTCAGGCAGTTCTGCGAGAGGAACAGGCCCGATTATCACAAGTACAACAGCTTTCTTGATGCT TTTTATGCTCAGGTCGAAAGATACGAAGTGGAAGTGGACGAGACGAGGTTGGCACTGGCGGTCGACATATTCGGAAAATATCTGAAGACTGAAGACTGCGACGCCGTAACGGATGTAGTCGGCAGGCAGACGATTGACGATGCCAGCGCGCTGCTCGAAG GCGGTTCCAAGGACATATTCTCGGAATGCATCAAATACGTCAAGTGTTTCCTGGCGGGCACTCCGTTCGGAGAGTTCGAACGCTCGATGTACTTCCACCGGTACCTCCAGTGGAAGTGGCTGGAGGCTCAGCCGGTCACGCAGAACACCTTCAGGATGTACCGAGTCCTCGGGAAGGGCGGCTTCGGCGAGGTTTGCGCTTGTCAG GTTCGGGCGACCGGCAAAATGTACGCTTGTAAGAAATTAGAAAAGAAAAGGATCAAGAAGCGCAAAGGTGAAGCGATGGTGCTGATCGAGAAGCAGATCCTGCAGAGGATCAATTCTCGCTTCGTCGTCAACTTGGCCTACGCGTACGAAACGAAAGACGCACTGTGTCTAGTCCTCACTATCATGAACG GTGGCGATCTAAAGTTTCACATTTACAACATGTGCGGCGCGGAGACGGGCCTGGGACTGGAGCGCGCGAGGTTCTACGCGGCGCAGGTGGCGTGTGGCCTCGAGCATCTACACAAGATGGGCATAGTTTACAG AGACTGCAAGCCGGAGAATATATTATTGGACGACGCGGGTCACGTGCGCATCTCTGACCTCGGGCTGGCGGTGGACGTGCCGGAGGGGGGCTCTGTGCGGGGGAGGGTGGGGACCGTCGGGTACATGGCGCccgaa GTGATCGACAACGAGCGGTACACGTTCAGTCCGGACTGGTTCTCGTTCGGTTGCCTGGTGTATGAGATGATCGAGGGTAGAGCGCCGTTTCGGGCCAGAAAAGAAAAGGTCAAAAGGGAAGATGTCGACAGGAGGGTAAAG CACGAGCCGGAGAAGTACTCGAGCAAGTTCAGCGAGTGCAGCCGCGCGCTGTGCTCGTCGCTGCTGAGCAAGGCGGCGGGCGCGCGGCTGGGCTGCGGCGCGGGGCGGCGGGGGGCGGCGCTCGTCAAGGCGCACCGGTTCTTCGCGCACCTCAACTGGGCGCGCCTCGAGGCCGGCATGGTGCCTGCGCCCTTCGTGCCAGAC CCGCACGCCGTCTACGCCAAGGACGTCCTCGACATCGAGCAGTTCAGCACCGTGAAGGGCGTCAACCTGGACGCGGCCGACGACACGTTCTACGGCAAGTTCAACACGGGCAGCGTGTCCATACCCTGGCAGGCCGAGATGATCGAGACCGGCTGCTTCAAGGAGCTAAACGTTTTCGCGTCGA CGGAGGAGGGTCGGGAGGCTCCGACGGTGGATCTGCAGCTGGTGCCTtccaccgccgccgccgaggAAGAGAAGGGATGCTTCGTTTTCGCAAGACGA GTATTGTGTCCTCAAAAGAAAGTCCCGGCGCGCCTCCGTCCCGTGTCGGTCCCGGAGCACCTCCTGCCGCCGCCCGCTGCCTCTAGCTGA
- the LOC101747093 gene encoding G protein-coupled receptor kinase 2 isoform X1 translates to MELENIVANTVYLKAREGGSDSNKGKSKKWRKILQFPHISQCIDIKTKIDVGYDYVVDQQPIGKLLFRQFCERNRPDYHKYNSFLDAFYAQVERYEVEVDETRLALAVDIFGKYLKTEDCDAVTDVVGRQTIDDASALLEGGSKDIFSECIKYVKCFLAGTPFGEFERSMYFHRYLQWKWLEAQPVTQNTFRMYRVLGKGGFGEVCACQVRATGKMYACKKLEKKRIKKRKGEAMVLIEKQILQRINSRFVVNLAYAYETKDALCLVLTIMNGGDLKFHIYNMCGAETGLGLERARFYAAQVACGLEHLHKMGIVYRDCKPENILLDDAGHVRISDLGLAVDVPEGGSVRGRVGTVGYMAPEVIDNERYTFSPDWFSFGCLVYEMIEGRAPFRARKEKVKREDVDRRVKHEPEKYSSKFSECSRALCSSLLSKAAGARLGCGAGRRGAALVKAHRFFAHLNWARLEAGMVPAPFVPDPHAVYAKDVLDIEQFSTVKGVNLDAADDTFYGKFNTGSVSIPWQAEMIETGCFKELNVFASTEEGREAPTVDLQLVPSTAAAEEEKGCFVFARRVLCPQKKVPARLRPVSVPEHLLPPPAASS, encoded by the exons ATGTAGGTTACGATTACGTGGTAGATCAGCAGCCGATCGGGAAGCTACTCTTCAGGCAGTTCTGCGAGAGGAACAGGCCCGATTATCACAAGTACAACAGCTTTCTTGATGCT TTTTATGCTCAGGTCGAAAGATACGAAGTGGAAGTGGACGAGACGAGGTTGGCACTGGCGGTCGACATATTCGGAAAATATCTGAAGACTGAAGACTGCGACGCCGTAACGGATGTAGTCGGCAGGCAGACGATTGACGATGCCAGCGCGCTGCTCGAAG GCGGTTCCAAGGACATATTCTCGGAATGCATCAAATACGTCAAGTGTTTCCTGGCGGGCACTCCGTTCGGAGAGTTCGAACGCTCGATGTACTTCCACCGGTACCTCCAGTGGAAGTGGCTGGAGGCTCAGCCGGTCACGCAGAACACCTTCAGGATGTACCGAGTCCTCGGGAAGGGCGGCTTCGGCGAGGTTTGCGCTTGTCAG GTTCGGGCGACCGGCAAAATGTACGCTTGTAAGAAATTAGAAAAGAAAAGGATCAAGAAGCGCAAAGGTGAAGCGATGGTGCTGATCGAGAAGCAGATCCTGCAGAGGATCAATTCTCGCTTCGTCGTCAACTTGGCCTACGCGTACGAAACGAAAGACGCACTGTGTCTAGTCCTCACTATCATGAACG GTGGCGATCTAAAGTTTCACATTTACAACATGTGCGGCGCGGAGACGGGCCTGGGACTGGAGCGCGCGAGGTTCTACGCGGCGCAGGTGGCGTGTGGCCTCGAGCATCTACACAAGATGGGCATAGTTTACAG AGACTGCAAGCCGGAGAATATATTATTGGACGACGCGGGTCACGTGCGCATCTCTGACCTCGGGCTGGCGGTGGACGTGCCGGAGGGGGGCTCTGTGCGGGGGAGGGTGGGGACCGTCGGGTACATGGCGCccgaa GTGATCGACAACGAGCGGTACACGTTCAGTCCGGACTGGTTCTCGTTCGGTTGCCTGGTGTATGAGATGATCGAGGGTAGAGCGCCGTTTCGGGCCAGAAAAGAAAAGGTCAAAAGGGAAGATGTCGACAGGAGGGTAAAG CACGAGCCGGAGAAGTACTCGAGCAAGTTCAGCGAGTGCAGCCGCGCGCTGTGCTCGTCGCTGCTGAGCAAGGCGGCGGGCGCGCGGCTGGGCTGCGGCGCGGGGCGGCGGGGGGCGGCGCTCGTCAAGGCGCACCGGTTCTTCGCGCACCTCAACTGGGCGCGCCTCGAGGCCGGCATGGTGCCTGCGCCCTTCGTGCCAGAC CCGCACGCCGTCTACGCCAAGGACGTCCTCGACATCGAGCAGTTCAGCACCGTGAAGGGCGTCAACCTGGACGCGGCCGACGACACGTTCTACGGCAAGTTCAACACGGGCAGCGTGTCCATACCCTGGCAGGCCGAGATGATCGAGACCGGCTGCTTCAAGGAGCTAAACGTTTTCGCGTCGA CGGAGGAGGGTCGGGAGGCTCCGACGGTGGATCTGCAGCTGGTGCCTtccaccgccgccgccgaggAAGAGAAGGGATGCTTCGTTTTCGCAAGACGA GTATTGTGTCCTCAAAAGAAAGTCCCGGCGCGCCTCCGTCCCGTGTCGGTCCCGGAGCACCTCCTGCCGCCGCCCGCTGCCTCTAGCTGA